The genomic region TTTACTCCCGTGATGCTCCAGCCAGTTTTCGACCTTAAAACTATTCGTAGTTTCATCTTTTTCATTTCTGAATTTGTAGCTAAGCGATTGTGGTGTACGATAAAAGGTCATTGCATGCATACGCGCATCCTCCAATGGATTCTCACTGTTATTCAGAATCCTGTCCTGAATTTTACAATTTGCCAGAAGCCAGTCTGTCGATTTCAGATCTGTAGCGATTGGTATCACGTGTAAAGCAAGGTCTGGTTTTAAAGCTGCCAGCTGCCAGGCCAGTGCCCCGCCAATAGAAGCTCCAATGATGGCAAATAGCTCGGTAATATTTAAGTGTTCCAGAACTTTAACCTGGATTCTTGCAATATCATTCAAGGTAAACTCCTTATAATTATGAAAGTTATCTTCATCATTCTTCAGAATTCCATTTCCAGGAATATTGATGCAAATAATGGAAAATTGATCTGTATCTATGCTAGCTCCGGGCCCCACAATATCACTCCACCAGCCTCCTGAACCGCAAACCTGGGCATTTCCGGTAAGCGCATGATTCACCATAATTACCGGAGCGGTGCCCAGTTTTCTGCCAAATAACTGGAAACAAACATCAATGTTCTGAACGCTGCCGGCACTATTCCTAAAACCTGTTATTCTTATTTGTTGCATAAAATTGAGGTTAAACCGGAACCGCATACATTGCATACAGGCTCCGGCGATTAAACCAAACTAAAATTAAACAAGTGATTGTTGAGTAACCTGAGCGAAAGCCTGCTTCAAATCTGCTTTAAGGTCCTCTGTATCTTCCAGCCCTACTGAAAGTCTTATTAGATCCGGCTTTACCCCGGCAGATAATTGTTCTTCGTCTTTCAACTGCTGGTGAGTGGTACTGGCAGGATGAATAATAAGGGATTTAGTATCTCCAATATTGGCAAGCAGTGAAAATACCTTTGATGCATCTACTACTTTTTTAGCGACTTCATAACCTCCTTTAATTCCGAAAGTCACGAGTCCGCTTTGCCCTTTTGGTAAATACTGCTGAGCGATATCGTAGTATTCGCTAGACTCCAAACCGGGATAATTTACCCATTCCACTTCCTCTTGCTGCTCCAGCCAGGTGGCTAGTTCCAGGGCATTTTTGCTATGTTCGTTTATT from Christiangramia sp. OXR-203 harbors:
- a CDS encoding alpha/beta fold hydrolase translates to MQQIRITGFRNSAGSVQNIDVCFQLFGRKLGTAPVIMVNHALTGNAQVCGSGGWWSDIVGPGASIDTDQFSIICINIPGNGILKNDEDNFHNYKEFTLNDIARIQVKVLEHLNITELFAIIGASIGGALAWQLAALKPDLALHVIPIATDLKSTDWLLANCKIQDRILNNSENPLEDARMHAMTFYRTPQSLSYKFRNEKDETTNSFKVENWLEHHGSKLRSRFSLSSYKLMNHLLTTINISNDSQNTIEVAARVKGHIHIITIDTDLFFLAEENWNTYVELSLFKNNVSIHEIKSIHGHDAFLIETDQVAKFLEPIFQQKNYTNENNKSRSVWAG